A stretch of Mus musculus strain C57BL/6J chromosome 19, GRCm38.p6 C57BL/6J DNA encodes these proteins:
- the Olfr1499 gene encoding olfactory receptor 1499, translated as MDNNNLTTVTEFILVGFTDHPEWEVPLFLVFLCFYLVTILGNLGMVILIQMDVQLQSPMYFFLSHLSVLDACYTSVITPQILAMLATGKTVISYNHCAAQFFFFTFCASTECFLLAVMSYDRYVAISNPLLYTVAMSPKKCWSLVLVAYVCGLSGSIQRTTCTFSLSFCEDNKINFFFCDLPPLLKLACSDTTNAEIIIVLFGNFVILVNALVILTSYLLIIKTVMRIKSSGGRGKTFSTCVSHLTAVALFFGTLTFMYIRSGSGKSPEEDKVVSVFYTVIIPMLNPLIYSLRNKDVKAGFRKLTSRLQVSQSV; from the coding sequence ATGGACAATAACAACCTCACAACAGTAACTGAATTCATTCTTGTGGGCTTTACTGACCATCCAGAGTGGGAGGTTCCTCTTTTCCTGGTATTTCTCTGCTTCTATCTGGTCACCATCCTAGGGAACTTGGGCATGGTCATTCTTATCCAGATGGATGTCCAGCTTCAGAGCCCAATGTATTTcttcctgagtcatctctctgtgtTGGATGCCTGCTACACCAGTGTCATCACCCCTCAGATCCTGGCCATGCTGGCCACAGGTAAAACAGTCATCTCCTATAATCATTGTGCTGCCCAGTTCTTCTTTTTCACCTTCTGTGCAAGTACAGAATGTTTCCTGTTGGCAGTGATGTCCTATGATCGCTATGTTGCTATTAGCAATCCTCTGCTCTACACTGTGGCCATGAGTCCTAAAAAATGCTGGAGTTTGGTACTGGTGGCCTATGTATGTGGGTTATCTGGGTCCATTCAAAGAACCACAtgtaccttctctctttccttctgtgaAGATAATAAGATCAACTTCTTCTTTTGTGACCTTCCACCCCTCCTGAAGCTGGCCTGCAGTGATACaacaaatgctgagattataattgttttgtttgggaaCTTTGTCATCTTGGTGAATGCTTTAGTCATACTCACTTCCTACCTGCTTATCATCAAGACAGTCATGAGGATAAAGTCTTCAGGTGGCAGAGGTAAAACCTTCTCCACATGTGTCTCCCACCTCACTGCTGTGGCTCTTTTTTTTGGGACCCTCACCTTCATGTATATAAGAAGTGGTTCAGGGAAATCGCCAGAGGAAGAtaaagtagtgtctgtcttctaTACTGTGATCATCCCTATGTTGAACCCTCTGATCTACAGCTTGAGAAATAAAGATGTTAAAGCAGGCTTCAGAAAGCTCACTAGCAGGCTACAGGTGTCCCAGAGTGTATAA
- the Olfr1500 gene encoding olfactory receptor 1500, with the protein MAKVNLTLVTEFLLIAFTEHPEWGLPLFHLFLFIYLFTLLGNSGMIVLIRMDRRLHTPMYFLLSHLSFMDICYSSVTVPQTMAVLLEHGAALSYARCVAQFFLFTFFGSIDCYLLALMAYDRYVAVCQPLLYVTIMTQKALLSFVAGAYIAGLLSALVRTISAFTLSFCGNNEIDFIFCDLPPLLKLTCGESYIQELVIIVFAIFVIPACMVVIVVSYLFIIVAILRIPSAGGRAKTFSTCASHLTAVSLFFGTLIFMYLRDNSGQASEKDRVVSVFYTTVIPMLNPLIYSLRNKEVKEALKNFLNRVKTF; encoded by the coding sequence ATGGCTAAGGTGAATCTCACTTTGGTGACAGAGTTCCTCCTCATAGCATTCACTGAGCATCCTGAATGGGGGCTCCCTCTTTTCCAcctgtttttatttatctatctcttCACTTTGCTAGGGAACTCAGGCATGATTGTTTTGATCCGCATGGATCGCAGGCTCCACACCCCAATGTACTTCCTTCTAAGCCACCTCTCTTTCATGGATATCTGTTACTCCTCTGTCACTGTTCCTCAGACAATGGCTGTGCTGTTGGAGCATGGGGCAGCTTTATCCTATGCACGCTGTGTTGCTCAGTTTTTCCTGTTTACTTTTTTTGGATCCATCGATTGCTACCTCTTGGCTCTCATGGCCTACGACCGCTATGTGGCCGTGTGCCAGCCTTTGCTTTATGTCACCATAATGACACAGAAAGCCCTTCTAAGTTTTGTGGCTGGGGCTTACATTGCTGGCCTCCTCAGTGCCTTGGTGAGGACAATCTCAGCATTCACCCTCTCTTTTTGTGGAAACAATGAGATCGACTTTATTTTTTGTGACCTTCCTCCTCTGTTAAAGCTGACCTGTGGTGAGAGCTATATCCAGGAATTGGTGATTATTGTGTTTGCCATTTTTGTCATCCCTGCATGCATGGTGGTGATTGTGGTTTCCTACCTGTTCATCATTGTGGCCATTCTGAGGATCCCTTCAGCAGGAGGCCGGGCCAAGACCTTCTCAACATGTGCCTCCCACCTCACTGCAGTGTCACTCTTCTTTGGCACTCTCATTTTCATGTACCTGAGAGACAACTCTGGTCAGGCCTCAGAAAAGGATCGAGTTGTGTCTGTGTTCTACACAACAGTAATCCCCATGTTGAATCCCCTCATCTACAGTTTGAGGAACAAGGAAGTGAAGGAAGCACTGAAAAATTTTCTCAATAGAGTGAAGACTTTCTAA
- the Olfr1501 gene encoding olfactory receptor 1501, producing the protein MADNGTRLTEFILIGFQLQAELQLCLFFIFLAFYLITIVGNLGMIMLIQSDPRLQTPMYFFLSHLSFLDVCYSSVIVPQLLETLGSNKMVITYERCATQFFFFTLYASTECFLLAVMAYDRYVAVCNPLLYAMAMTPQTRLGLVAAAYSGAMVNTVVRTGCTFSISFCKSNQVDFFFCDLPPLLKLSCSETKLREQVIFLFAFLVITTSVSVILVSYLFIIWAILKIRTAGAKAKTFSTCASHMIAVALFFGTLIFMYLKGNMGKSLWQDKIVSVFYTVVIPMLNPMIYSLRNKEVKEALKKAFKRIKASQESKT; encoded by the coding sequence ATGGCAGACAATGGCACCAGATTGACAGAATTTATTCTCATAGGATTCCAGCTTCAGGCAGAGCTACAGTTGTGTCTCTTCTTcatatttttggccttttatctCATCACCATTGTTGGAAACCTGGGAATGATCATGCTAATTCAGAGTGACCCTCGGCTCCAAACACCCATGTACTTCTTTCTCAGCCATCTGTCCTTCCTGGATGTTTGCTACTCATCTGTTATTGTGCCTCAGCTGCTGGAGACCTTGGGGAGTAATAAGATGGTCATCACTTATGAGCGCTGTGCTACACAGTTCTTCTTTTTCACGTTGTATGCTAGTACTGAGTGCTTCCTTTTGGCTGTGATGgcttatgaccgctatgtggctgTTTGTAACCCGCTCCTTTATGCGATGGCCATGACACCACAGACTCGTCTGGGGCTGGTTGCTGCAGCATATTCTGGTGCAATGGTAAATACTGTGGTACGAACTGGGTGtactttttccatttccttttgtaaatccaatcaagttgatttctttttttgtgacCTCCCACCCCTGCTGAAGCTTTCCTGTAGTGAGACTAAGTTACGCGAACAGGTCatcttcctttttgcttttttggtcatCACAACTAGTGTTTCAGTGATTCTTGTATCTTACCTATTCATTATCTGGGCTATTCTGAAGATTCGTACAGCAGGAGCCAAAGCCAAGACCTTCTCTACCTGTGCATCTCACATGATTGCAGTGGCTCTATTTTTTGGAACACTCATATTTATGTACCTGAAAGGTAACATGGGCAAATCCCTCTGGCAAGACAAGATTGTGTCTGTATTCTATACTGTGGTGATCCCCATGTTGAACCCCATGATCTATAGCCTGAGGAACAAGGAAGTGAAGGAGGCTCTGAAGAAAGCTTTCAAAAGAATTAAGGCTTCTCAAGAAAGTAAGACTTAA